A stretch of Mastacembelus armatus chromosome 1, fMasArm1.2, whole genome shotgun sequence DNA encodes these proteins:
- the akap8l gene encoding A-kinase anchor protein 8-like isoform X3 codes for MDGRGYGSGYSSWGGGGSGSRGSGGFDLYGGGYKDSVSGLGGYGGGGGGHMKRGLSGASLLASTGTHADAVIAKINQRLDMLTQLEGGLKGARGDRFDQYESFDSRTSAFTSSRDLYRSGGSSYGYGDGRGDNLLLGQRGGSGFGGGIGLGGGGGFDSPSSSYGVAKMRQNMRESFTSGQGGGSGGGGWAGAGRRSPRRGGGSGGRGAGGGFGSRRSDPTPLGGGGRGSGSGGQSHRGHSPGGGRGKLPSLLSNRMYPETGGFHQGATQGPHDYPGRHFGGGPRVGRQRGRKRPLNKQVKPQREVQKKRKQTLTAADEPESKMNKTEGTESEAKQEHAEKNSDSDPKTEVVETKPTEDGGKAAPKQEEKSSQGKQPPAQGQDKHPKMRKRRGFLERVMFACSVCKFRSFYKEEMETHLESRFHKDHFKFLSSQLSKPTTDFLQEYMQNKFRKTEQRISQLENHSAAICQVYKEQDLTRDLGMEHFMRKVEAAHCAACDLFIPMQPHLIQKHIKSPDHNYNRKGMMEQSKRASLSVARSILNHKLIGKKLESYLKDDQDPEDSMVMDVSEVSEMGITSEAADSQTAAVAEVSVKEEPVLEGETGQEVADGEAPLEEKMEEELGMEGEGEQDQENQEEDEGFEVGEEEEEEEGGYVVHDEIGEEGLHGSLEEDEEHEEGVEAAEVEEEDGNHE; via the exons ATGGACGGCAGAGGCTATGGTTCTG GGTATTCCAGTTGGGGAGGTGGTGGGTCAGGCAGTAGAG GTTCTGGTGGCTTTGACTTGTATGGGGGAGGCTATAAGGATTCAGTATCTGGGCTTGGAGGCtatggaggagggggaggaggccACATGAAGAGAGGTCTTTCGGGAGCATCCCTGCTCGCATCCACAGGCACACATGCAGATGCAGTCATTGCTAAGATTAACCAGCGCCTGGACATGCTCACTCAGTTGGAGGGGGGGTTAAAAGGGGCTCGGGGTGACag GTTTGACCAGTACGAGTCATTCGACTCACGCACCTCCGCTTTCACCTCCTCCCGAGATCTCTACAGATCTGGCGGCAGTAGCTATGGTTATGGCGATGGCCGTGGGGACAACCTGCTGTTGGGTCAGCGTGGAGGCTCGGGCTTCGGAGGGGGAATTGGGCTagggggaggaggaggcttTGACAGTCCCTCCTCTTCCTATGGAGTCGCTAAAATGCGACAGAATATGAGGGAGTCCTTCACCAGTGGCCAGGGAGGAGGTTCTGGAGGTGGAGGATGGGCTGGAGCAGGCCGACGTTCCCCCAGAAGGGGTGGAGGTTCTGGGGGtcgaggagctggaggagggtTTGGAAGCCGCAGGTCTGACCCCACCCCATTAGGCGGAGGTGGGCGGGGAAGTGGCAGTGGTGGCCAGTCCCACCGTGGCCACTCTCCAGGAGGTGGTAGAGGCAAGCTCCCATCCCTCCTGTCCAATCGCATGTACCCAGAGACTGGGGGCTTCCATCAGGGTGCCACTCAAGGGCCTCACGACTACCCTGGGAGGCATTTTGGAGGGGGCCCACGGGTTGGCCGCCAGCGAGGCCGCAAGCGACCCCTTAACAAA CAGGTGAAACCACAGCGTGAAGTccagaagaagagaaaacaaacacttaCTGCAGCTGATGAGCCAGAGTCGAAGATGAACAAGACAGAGGGTACAGAATCGGAGGCCAAGCAAG AGCATGCTgagaaaaacagtgacagtgatcCAAAAACTGAAGTTGTG GAGACAAAGCCTACAGAAGATGGAGGTAAAG CTGCACCTAAACAGGAGGAGAAGTCGTCGCAGGGCAAACAGCCCCCAGCCCAAGGTCAGGACAAACACCCcaaaatgagaaagagaaggGGCTTCCTGGAAAG ggTGATGTTTGCATGCTCGGTGTGCAAATTTCGGTCATTCTACAAGGAGGAAATGGAAACTCATCTTGAGAGTCGCTTTCACAAGGACCACTTTAAATTCCTTTCCAGCCAGCTGTCCAAGCCCACTACAGACTTTCTACAG GAGTATATGCAGAACAAGTTCAGGAAGACAGAGCAGAGGATTAGCCAGTTGGAAAACCACAGTGCTGCCATCTGCCAAGTGTACAAAGAGCAGGATCTTACCAGGg ATCTTGGTATGGAGCACTTTATGAGGAAGGTAGAAGCTGCTCACTGTGCAGCTTGTGACCTCTTCATTCCCATGCAGCCCCACCTGATACAGAAGCACATTAAGTCTCCTGACCACAACTACAATCGAAAG GGTATGATGGAGCAGTCCAAGAGGGCCAGTCTATCAGTTGCTCGTAGCATCCTTAACCACAAACTCATTGGCAAGAAGCTGGAAAGTTACCTCAAG GATGACCAGGATCCTGAGGACTCCATGGTGATGGATGTGTCTGAGGTGTCAGAGATGGGGATAACCAGTGAAGCAGCAGACAGCcagacagcagcagtggcagagGTATCAGTGAAAGAAGAGCCAGTGTTGGAGGGAGAGACTGGGCAAGAGGTGGCTGATGGTGAAGCACCATTagaggaaaagatggaggaggagCTAGGAatggagggagagggagagcaggACCAGGAGAACCAGGAAGAGGATGAAGGTTTTGAAGttggagaagaagaggaggaggaggaggggggataCGTGGTGCACGATGAGATTGGTGAGGAGGGATTACATGGCAGCctggaagaggatgaggaacaTGAGGAAGGAGTAGAGGCAGCAGAGGTCGAGGAGGAAGACGGGAATCATGAATGA
- the akap8l gene encoding A-kinase anchor protein 8-like isoform X2, which produces MDGRGYGSGYSSWGGGGSGSRGSGGFDLYGGGYKDSVSGLGGYGGGGGGHMKRGLSGASLLASTGTHADAVIAKINQRLDMLTQLEGGLKGARGDRFDQYESFDSRTSAFTSSRDLYRSGGSSYGYGDGRGDNLLLGQRGGSGFGGGIGLGGGGGFDSPSSSYGVAKMRQNMRESFTSGQGGGSGGGGWAGAGRRSPRRGGGSGGRGAGGGFGSRRSDPTPLGGGGRGSGSGGQSHRGHSPGGGRGKLPSLLSNRMYPETGGFHQGATQGPHDYPGRHFGGGPRVGRQRGRKRPLNKVKPQREVQKKRKQTLTAADEPESKMNKTEGTESEAKQEHAEKNSDSDPKTEVVETKPTEDGGKAAPKQEEKSSQGKQPPAQGQDKHPKMRKRRGFLERVMFACSVCKFRSFYKEEMETHLESRFHKDHFKFLSSQLSKPTTDFLQEYMQNKFRKTEQRISQLENHSAAICQVYKEQDLTRDLGMEHFMRKVEAAHCAACDLFIPMQPHLIQKHIKSPDHNYNRKGMMEQSKRASLSVARSILNHKLIGKKLESYLKGENPFTGNQDDQDPEDSMVMDVSEVSEMGITSEAADSQTAAVAEVSVKEEPVLEGETGQEVADGEAPLEEKMEEELGMEGEGEQDQENQEEDEGFEVGEEEEEEEGGYVVHDEIGEEGLHGSLEEDEEHEEGVEAAEVEEEDGNHE; this is translated from the exons ATGGACGGCAGAGGCTATGGTTCTG GGTATTCCAGTTGGGGAGGTGGTGGGTCAGGCAGTAGAG GTTCTGGTGGCTTTGACTTGTATGGGGGAGGCTATAAGGATTCAGTATCTGGGCTTGGAGGCtatggaggagggggaggaggccACATGAAGAGAGGTCTTTCGGGAGCATCCCTGCTCGCATCCACAGGCACACATGCAGATGCAGTCATTGCTAAGATTAACCAGCGCCTGGACATGCTCACTCAGTTGGAGGGGGGGTTAAAAGGGGCTCGGGGTGACag GTTTGACCAGTACGAGTCATTCGACTCACGCACCTCCGCTTTCACCTCCTCCCGAGATCTCTACAGATCTGGCGGCAGTAGCTATGGTTATGGCGATGGCCGTGGGGACAACCTGCTGTTGGGTCAGCGTGGAGGCTCGGGCTTCGGAGGGGGAATTGGGCTagggggaggaggaggcttTGACAGTCCCTCCTCTTCCTATGGAGTCGCTAAAATGCGACAGAATATGAGGGAGTCCTTCACCAGTGGCCAGGGAGGAGGTTCTGGAGGTGGAGGATGGGCTGGAGCAGGCCGACGTTCCCCCAGAAGGGGTGGAGGTTCTGGGGGtcgaggagctggaggagggtTTGGAAGCCGCAGGTCTGACCCCACCCCATTAGGCGGAGGTGGGCGGGGAAGTGGCAGTGGTGGCCAGTCCCACCGTGGCCACTCTCCAGGAGGTGGTAGAGGCAAGCTCCCATCCCTCCTGTCCAATCGCATGTACCCAGAGACTGGGGGCTTCCATCAGGGTGCCACTCAAGGGCCTCACGACTACCCTGGGAGGCATTTTGGAGGGGGCCCACGGGTTGGCCGCCAGCGAGGCCGCAAGCGACCCCTTAACAAA GTGAAACCACAGCGTGAAGTccagaagaagagaaaacaaacacttaCTGCAGCTGATGAGCCAGAGTCGAAGATGAACAAGACAGAGGGTACAGAATCGGAGGCCAAGCAAG AGCATGCTgagaaaaacagtgacagtgatcCAAAAACTGAAGTTGTG GAGACAAAGCCTACAGAAGATGGAGGTAAAG CTGCACCTAAACAGGAGGAGAAGTCGTCGCAGGGCAAACAGCCCCCAGCCCAAGGTCAGGACAAACACCCcaaaatgagaaagagaaggGGCTTCCTGGAAAG ggTGATGTTTGCATGCTCGGTGTGCAAATTTCGGTCATTCTACAAGGAGGAAATGGAAACTCATCTTGAGAGTCGCTTTCACAAGGACCACTTTAAATTCCTTTCCAGCCAGCTGTCCAAGCCCACTACAGACTTTCTACAG GAGTATATGCAGAACAAGTTCAGGAAGACAGAGCAGAGGATTAGCCAGTTGGAAAACCACAGTGCTGCCATCTGCCAAGTGTACAAAGAGCAGGATCTTACCAGGg ATCTTGGTATGGAGCACTTTATGAGGAAGGTAGAAGCTGCTCACTGTGCAGCTTGTGACCTCTTCATTCCCATGCAGCCCCACCTGATACAGAAGCACATTAAGTCTCCTGACCACAACTACAATCGAAAG GGTATGATGGAGCAGTCCAAGAGGGCCAGTCTATCAGTTGCTCGTAGCATCCTTAACCACAAACTCATTGGCAAGAAGCTGGAAAGTTACCTCAAG GGTGAAAACCCATTCACTGGTAACCAGGATGACCAGGATCCTGAGGACTCCATGGTGATGGATGTGTCTGAGGTGTCAGAGATGGGGATAACCAGTGAAGCAGCAGACAGCcagacagcagcagtggcagagGTATCAGTGAAAGAAGAGCCAGTGTTGGAGGGAGAGACTGGGCAAGAGGTGGCTGATGGTGAAGCACCATTagaggaaaagatggaggaggagCTAGGAatggagggagagggagagcaggACCAGGAGAACCAGGAAGAGGATGAAGGTTTTGAAGttggagaagaagaggaggaggaggaggggggataCGTGGTGCACGATGAGATTGGTGAGGAGGGATTACATGGCAGCctggaagaggatgaggaacaTGAGGAAGGAGTAGAGGCAGCAGAGGTCGAGGAGGAAGACGGGAATCATGAATGA
- the akap8l gene encoding A-kinase anchor protein 8-like isoform X1, whose product MDGRGYGSGYSSWGGGGSGSRGSGGFDLYGGGYKDSVSGLGGYGGGGGGHMKRGLSGASLLASTGTHADAVIAKINQRLDMLTQLEGGLKGARGDRFDQYESFDSRTSAFTSSRDLYRSGGSSYGYGDGRGDNLLLGQRGGSGFGGGIGLGGGGGFDSPSSSYGVAKMRQNMRESFTSGQGGGSGGGGWAGAGRRSPRRGGGSGGRGAGGGFGSRRSDPTPLGGGGRGSGSGGQSHRGHSPGGGRGKLPSLLSNRMYPETGGFHQGATQGPHDYPGRHFGGGPRVGRQRGRKRPLNKQVKPQREVQKKRKQTLTAADEPESKMNKTEGTESEAKQEHAEKNSDSDPKTEVVETKPTEDGGKAAPKQEEKSSQGKQPPAQGQDKHPKMRKRRGFLERVMFACSVCKFRSFYKEEMETHLESRFHKDHFKFLSSQLSKPTTDFLQEYMQNKFRKTEQRISQLENHSAAICQVYKEQDLTRDLGMEHFMRKVEAAHCAACDLFIPMQPHLIQKHIKSPDHNYNRKGMMEQSKRASLSVARSILNHKLIGKKLESYLKGENPFTGNQDDQDPEDSMVMDVSEVSEMGITSEAADSQTAAVAEVSVKEEPVLEGETGQEVADGEAPLEEKMEEELGMEGEGEQDQENQEEDEGFEVGEEEEEEEGGYVVHDEIGEEGLHGSLEEDEEHEEGVEAAEVEEEDGNHE is encoded by the exons ATGGACGGCAGAGGCTATGGTTCTG GGTATTCCAGTTGGGGAGGTGGTGGGTCAGGCAGTAGAG GTTCTGGTGGCTTTGACTTGTATGGGGGAGGCTATAAGGATTCAGTATCTGGGCTTGGAGGCtatggaggagggggaggaggccACATGAAGAGAGGTCTTTCGGGAGCATCCCTGCTCGCATCCACAGGCACACATGCAGATGCAGTCATTGCTAAGATTAACCAGCGCCTGGACATGCTCACTCAGTTGGAGGGGGGGTTAAAAGGGGCTCGGGGTGACag GTTTGACCAGTACGAGTCATTCGACTCACGCACCTCCGCTTTCACCTCCTCCCGAGATCTCTACAGATCTGGCGGCAGTAGCTATGGTTATGGCGATGGCCGTGGGGACAACCTGCTGTTGGGTCAGCGTGGAGGCTCGGGCTTCGGAGGGGGAATTGGGCTagggggaggaggaggcttTGACAGTCCCTCCTCTTCCTATGGAGTCGCTAAAATGCGACAGAATATGAGGGAGTCCTTCACCAGTGGCCAGGGAGGAGGTTCTGGAGGTGGAGGATGGGCTGGAGCAGGCCGACGTTCCCCCAGAAGGGGTGGAGGTTCTGGGGGtcgaggagctggaggagggtTTGGAAGCCGCAGGTCTGACCCCACCCCATTAGGCGGAGGTGGGCGGGGAAGTGGCAGTGGTGGCCAGTCCCACCGTGGCCACTCTCCAGGAGGTGGTAGAGGCAAGCTCCCATCCCTCCTGTCCAATCGCATGTACCCAGAGACTGGGGGCTTCCATCAGGGTGCCACTCAAGGGCCTCACGACTACCCTGGGAGGCATTTTGGAGGGGGCCCACGGGTTGGCCGCCAGCGAGGCCGCAAGCGACCCCTTAACAAA CAGGTGAAACCACAGCGTGAAGTccagaagaagagaaaacaaacacttaCTGCAGCTGATGAGCCAGAGTCGAAGATGAACAAGACAGAGGGTACAGAATCGGAGGCCAAGCAAG AGCATGCTgagaaaaacagtgacagtgatcCAAAAACTGAAGTTGTG GAGACAAAGCCTACAGAAGATGGAGGTAAAG CTGCACCTAAACAGGAGGAGAAGTCGTCGCAGGGCAAACAGCCCCCAGCCCAAGGTCAGGACAAACACCCcaaaatgagaaagagaaggGGCTTCCTGGAAAG ggTGATGTTTGCATGCTCGGTGTGCAAATTTCGGTCATTCTACAAGGAGGAAATGGAAACTCATCTTGAGAGTCGCTTTCACAAGGACCACTTTAAATTCCTTTCCAGCCAGCTGTCCAAGCCCACTACAGACTTTCTACAG GAGTATATGCAGAACAAGTTCAGGAAGACAGAGCAGAGGATTAGCCAGTTGGAAAACCACAGTGCTGCCATCTGCCAAGTGTACAAAGAGCAGGATCTTACCAGGg ATCTTGGTATGGAGCACTTTATGAGGAAGGTAGAAGCTGCTCACTGTGCAGCTTGTGACCTCTTCATTCCCATGCAGCCCCACCTGATACAGAAGCACATTAAGTCTCCTGACCACAACTACAATCGAAAG GGTATGATGGAGCAGTCCAAGAGGGCCAGTCTATCAGTTGCTCGTAGCATCCTTAACCACAAACTCATTGGCAAGAAGCTGGAAAGTTACCTCAAG GGTGAAAACCCATTCACTGGTAACCAGGATGACCAGGATCCTGAGGACTCCATGGTGATGGATGTGTCTGAGGTGTCAGAGATGGGGATAACCAGTGAAGCAGCAGACAGCcagacagcagcagtggcagagGTATCAGTGAAAGAAGAGCCAGTGTTGGAGGGAGAGACTGGGCAAGAGGTGGCTGATGGTGAAGCACCATTagaggaaaagatggaggaggagCTAGGAatggagggagagggagagcaggACCAGGAGAACCAGGAAGAGGATGAAGGTTTTGAAGttggagaagaagaggaggaggaggaggggggataCGTGGTGCACGATGAGATTGGTGAGGAGGGATTACATGGCAGCctggaagaggatgaggaacaTGAGGAAGGAGTAGAGGCAGCAGAGGTCGAGGAGGAAGACGGGAATCATGAATGA
- the LOC113128610 gene encoding uncharacterized protein LOC113128610, giving the protein MICALKGSSVVLPCTAKHLTSRIKWYTLHWKSREYILKNLTEEGNFTRYLSEEGNFTLTINDLRESDDNFYCCEDENEISGRCWFYRKELQVTDLQVKVIPTTEGHTLTLMCSTSCPLTENPAAYIWYKNREFLYEDWSPWYQELVSSEEGTTYSCAIKGYEDLRAPEVSVDSVTSTCFNVTYAKGRMCSHKNASVEEPCSITYPREVFIQKTLVDNIHTRMTCTPLCPLMHPQTAYSWYDNKHLYRRTESQHFTVLSRYAKSLSCAVKGHTALLSPEVCTTRKDCLTVNYHSRRLCALEGSSVNISSEYSYFHNLHPNQTFWCKIRRDGQVEATEQMEAAGRVDLIHDMNGRHILKINNLRKNDSAEYSFRLWSHAKDCTTYDSPKVILIVTGLNVTFTPSAMVTEGQTVTLTCSTSCPVTDNTNYIWYLNRRPVTLPQSQNKHLVLDPVSSQHAGNYSCAVKTHKNIISHERILTVYGRTMLIINIIRLAVVLLIPGPLLLFHLWMRKK; this is encoded by the exons ATGATCTGTGCTTTAAAGGGTTCATCAGTGGTTCTGCCCTGCACCGCTAAACATCTCACTTCAAGGATAAAATGGTACACTCTTCACTGGAAGAGCAGGGAGTATATTCTGAAAAACCTCACTGAGGAAGGAAATTTTACAAGGTACCTGTCTGAAGAGGGCAATTTTACTCTAACCATCAATGATCTGAGAGAGAGTGATGACAATTTTTACTGCTgtgaagatgaaaatgaaatctcAGGACGCTGCTGGTTTTATAGAAAGGAGCTCCAAGTCACAG ACCTGCAGGTAAAGGTGATTCCCACCACAGAGggacacacactaacactgatGTGTAGCACCAGCTGTCCTCTGACTGAAAACCCTGCAGCCTACATCTGGTACAAGAACAGAGAGTTTCTATATGAGGACTGGTCTCCCTGGTACCAAGAGCTGGTCAGCAGTGAGGAAGGAACCACATACTCCTGTGCTATCAAAGGCTACGAGGATCTTAGAGCCCCTGAAGTCTCAGTGG ATTCTGTCACGTCGACCTGCTTTAATGTGACCTATGCTAAAGGGAGAATGTGTTCCCATAAGAACGCATCAGTGGAAGAGCCCTGCTCCATCACATATCCCAGAG AAGTATTTATTCAGAAGACTCTTGTGGATAATATCCATACCAGAATGACGTGCACTCCTCTCTGCCCTCTAATGCACCCTCAAACTGCCTATAGCTGGTATGACAATAAACACCTTTACAGACGCACTGAGAGTCAACACTTTACAGTTCTGTCGAGATATGCTAAAAGCCTCTCCTGCGCTGTAAAAGGCCATACGGCTCTACTGTCACCTGAAGTCT GTACTACACGTAAAGACTGTTTGACTGTGAATTACCATAGCAGAAGACTCTGTGCCCTGGAAGGTTCTTCAGTCAACATTTCAAGTGAATACTCGTATTTTCACAACCTGCATCCAAACCAAACTTTTTGGTGTAAAATAAGGCGAGATGGTCAGGTAGAAGCTACAGAGCAGATGGAGGCTGCAGGTCGTGTAGACCTAATCCATGACATGAATGGCCGCCACATACTAAAAATCAACAACCTAAGGAAGAATGACTCAGCAGAATATTCATTCAGACTCTGGAGTCATGCTAAGGATTGCACAACATATGATTCTCCTAAAGTGATTTTGATTGTGACAg GCCTGAATGTGACATTCACTCCATCTGCAATGGTGACGGAGGGCCAGACAGTCACACTGACCTGCAGTACCAGCTGTCCTGTGACTGACAACACTAACTACATTTGGTACCTGAACAGACGACCTGTGACCCTGCCACAGAGCCAAAACAAACACCTGGTTCTGGACCCAGTCAGCAGTCAGCATGCAGGAAACTACTCCTGTGCTGTTAAAACCCACAAAAACATCATCTCACATGAAAGGATTCTCACTGTTTATG GGAGGACAATGTTAATAATCAATATAATACGACTGGCTGTTGTATTATTGATCCCAGGTCCGCTACTTCTCTTCCACCTGTGGATGAG gaaaaaataa